The following proteins come from a genomic window of Pyxidicoccus sp. MSG2:
- a CDS encoding acyltransferase family protein: protein MPADSRPRYVFIDALRGFAALAVVGFHAREGGHLAHLEPFLGAVLNGVLRRGDAGVTVFFVISGFVIAASMAHAHVTPGYVGRFLARRSVRLDPAYWASLALTVGFGLLSVRFVPGKTYLLPTWGEVLAHLTYLTDLLGVRQLSAVYWTLCYEFQFYATFALLLLGVTRLRERLGPERALTAALWPATLLADLWLVGLEPFHLHGLFVDRWHLFLTGVLVWRAVVRRGAGSGAHVAAAALQVALVGVMGLVRADVQLHVAAATGALVLAVGLAGRLETWLSWRALQGLGAISYSLYLTHNTVTGALFRVGLRLTGRSPAWEAMWFVLATAACIGFAWVFHRLLEAPSLALSRRIRLGPSAEPATRGTAEAVAPASLAP from the coding sequence ATGCCTGCGGATTCCAGACCCCGCTATGTCTTCATCGACGCGCTGCGAGGCTTCGCGGCGCTCGCCGTCGTCGGCTTCCATGCCCGGGAGGGCGGTCACCTCGCGCATCTGGAACCCTTCCTCGGCGCGGTGCTGAATGGCGTGCTGCGCCGGGGAGACGCGGGCGTCACCGTCTTCTTCGTCATCAGCGGCTTCGTCATCGCCGCGAGCATGGCGCATGCGCACGTCACGCCCGGTTACGTGGGGCGCTTCCTGGCTCGCCGCTCGGTGCGGTTGGACCCGGCCTATTGGGCGTCCCTGGCGCTCACCGTGGGGTTCGGGCTCCTCTCGGTGCGCTTCGTCCCCGGCAAGACGTACCTCCTGCCCACCTGGGGCGAGGTGCTCGCCCACCTCACATACCTGACGGACCTGCTGGGCGTGCGTCAGCTCAGCGCGGTGTACTGGACGCTCTGCTACGAGTTCCAGTTCTACGCCACCTTCGCGCTCCTGCTCCTCGGCGTCACCCGTCTGCGCGAGCGCCTGGGGCCCGAGCGCGCGCTCACGGCGGCCCTCTGGCCCGCGACACTGCTGGCTGATTTGTGGCTGGTGGGGCTGGAGCCCTTCCACCTGCACGGGCTGTTCGTGGACCGCTGGCACCTGTTCCTCACCGGCGTGCTCGTGTGGCGCGCCGTCGTGCGTCGCGGTGCGGGCTCGGGCGCGCACGTCGCGGCGGCGGCGTTGCAGGTGGCGCTGGTGGGCGTCATGGGGCTCGTGCGAGCGGACGTGCAGCTGCACGTGGCGGCGGCCACCGGTGCGCTAGTGCTGGCCGTGGGGCTCGCGGGCCGGCTCGAGACGTGGCTGTCGTGGCGGGCCTTGCAGGGGCTGGGCGCCATCTCCTACAGCCTCTACCTCACGCACAACACGGTGACGGGCGCGCTCTTCCGCGTGGGCCTCCGGCTCACCGGCCGGAGCCCGGCGTGGGAGGCCATGTGGTTCGTACTCGCCACCGCCGCTTGCATCGGCTTCGCATGGGTCTTCCACCGGCTCCTCGAGGCG
- a CDS encoding serine hydrolase domain-containing protein: MLLHAHRRLAVPLLVFSLVSGTGLAQPAAPASPDPAKQLAGIWGGERVFGPEVQGELTLLRDNGAWLARIGGFEAPGREEQKVLSVVLPGGQGELRGALTPDGKRFVGHWIQRAIVVGGVRYATPVELRAVQKGVWRGAVKPMEDRFTLYLVVQEAPDGTVQAIMRNPEKNFPPQPVFRVSMTGDTVRLVSAREGGPRFEGTYDARAGKLSLPFMFLGTLDLTRRDREQAVSLYPRTPSPGPYTYRKPIAEEDGWATASLSDVGMDTGPVRELVQRILDAQPADVSAPLIHGLLIARHGKLVVEEYFHGYDKERPHDLRSAAKTFAPALVGIAIDQGARLSPETPVYSLFPDYKDAGTPDPRKARLTVEHLMTMTSGLACDDDNGDSPGNENTLQEQESDWYTYTLNLPMEREPGAEQAVYCSAGMNLLGGVLRNTTGTWLPDFFARSLATPLQMRNYHLNLTPAGDAYLGGGFHLRPRDALKLGQLYLSGGVWNGRRVVSKRWVERSVARHSVMRADRTYGYAWWRHELKVGDRVYSEYEAGGNGGQFIMVIPELDLTVMFTGGNYSQFPVWKKFREELLPKYILAAARK, encoded by the coding sequence ATGCTCCTTCACGCCCACCGCCGTCTGGCGGTTCCGCTGTTGGTGTTTTCACTCGTGTCCGGGACGGGGCTGGCGCAGCCCGCGGCTCCCGCGAGCCCGGACCCGGCGAAGCAGCTCGCCGGCATCTGGGGCGGTGAGCGCGTCTTCGGTCCCGAGGTCCAGGGCGAGCTGACACTCCTGCGGGACAACGGCGCGTGGCTGGCCCGGATTGGCGGCTTCGAGGCTCCGGGCCGGGAGGAGCAGAAGGTGCTCTCCGTCGTCTTGCCCGGAGGCCAGGGCGAGCTGCGGGGGGCGCTGACGCCGGACGGCAAGCGCTTCGTGGGGCACTGGATTCAGCGGGCCATCGTCGTGGGCGGCGTCCGCTATGCCACGCCCGTGGAATTGCGCGCCGTGCAGAAGGGCGTCTGGCGCGGCGCAGTGAAGCCGATGGAGGACCGCTTCACGCTCTACCTCGTCGTCCAGGAAGCGCCCGATGGCACCGTCCAGGCCATCATGCGCAACCCGGAGAAGAACTTCCCTCCGCAGCCCGTGTTCCGTGTCTCGATGACGGGGGACACCGTCCGGCTCGTCAGCGCGCGTGAGGGAGGCCCGCGCTTCGAGGGGACCTACGACGCGCGTGCCGGAAAGCTGTCGCTGCCCTTCATGTTCCTGGGCACGTTGGACCTCACCCGGCGCGACAGGGAGCAGGCCGTGAGTCTCTACCCGCGCACGCCGTCCCCGGGCCCGTACACGTACCGCAAGCCCATCGCGGAGGAGGACGGCTGGGCCACCGCGTCGCTCTCGGACGTGGGCATGGACACAGGTCCCGTGCGCGAGTTGGTGCAGCGCATCCTCGACGCCCAGCCCGCTGACGTGTCCGCGCCCCTCATCCATGGGCTGCTCATCGCCCGCCACGGGAAGCTCGTCGTCGAGGAGTACTTCCACGGTTACGACAAGGAGCGGCCGCATGACCTCCGCTCCGCCGCGAAGACCTTCGCGCCGGCGCTGGTGGGCATCGCCATCGACCAGGGCGCGCGCCTGTCGCCGGAGACGCCCGTGTACTCGCTGTTCCCCGACTACAAGGACGCCGGCACGCCCGACCCGCGGAAGGCGCGCCTGACGGTGGAGCACCTGATGACGATGACGTCGGGGCTCGCGTGTGACGATGACAACGGCGATTCGCCGGGCAACGAGAACACGCTCCAGGAGCAGGAGTCCGACTGGTACACGTACACACTGAACCTGCCGATGGAGCGGGAGCCGGGCGCGGAGCAGGCCGTGTACTGCTCCGCGGGAATGAATCTGCTCGGCGGCGTGCTGCGCAACACGACGGGCACGTGGCTGCCGGACTTCTTCGCGCGCTCGCTGGCGACGCCGCTCCAGATGCGAAACTACCACCTCAACCTCACGCCCGCCGGTGACGCGTACCTGGGCGGTGGCTTCCACCTGCGTCCCCGGGACGCGCTGAAGCTCGGGCAGCTCTACCTGTCGGGCGGCGTCTGGAACGGGCGCCGCGTCGTCAGCAAGCGCTGGGTGGAGCGCTCCGTCGCGCGTCACTCCGTCATGCGCGCGGACCGGACCTACGGCTACGCCTGGTGGCGGCATGAGCTGAAGGTGGGCGACCGCGTCTATTCCGAGTACGAGGCCGGAGGGAATGGCGGGCAGTTCATCATGGTCATCCCGGAGCTCGACCTCACCGTGATGTTCACCGGCGGCAACTACAGCCAGTTCCCGGTGTGGAAGAAGTTCCGGGAGGAGCTGCTGCCGAAATACATCCTCGCCGCCGCCCGGAAGTAG
- a CDS encoding GMC oxidoreductase yields MNISRRSLLKLGALGAVTGTGSSLFGAGVAHAAEASPPVSSLNELAYRLVVPEIFRALPSAPSHSEALVIGTGFGAAVAALRLGQAGVQVTMLERGSRWPRDPWRQSFSSESLLDGRAVWFRKSFTGFDGITRPVDSFGGVLDVTDYEHIKVWRGAAVGGGSVVFTGAMVQPEQRFFDQVFQGVVSYEEMDRRYYPLARQMLGVSPMPSDVYQSAPFGHSRLWDTHVTQAGYTPQRIDSIFQWEVVRSELTGRSRPSAIIGESTFGNANGAKYDLGQNYLPQAEATGRVSIHPGHRVTAIGREVDGRYWVQVDVIAPNGTVLRKRTLTADRLFLGAGSIGTSELLVAARDTGALPDLDESIGAGWGSNGDAAIARSFSSLEGFNQGSPCASRILDEGGMPVTLENWYVPNLPANPGLIGTLGMALDSQRGSFRYDSTRQKVVLDWPSQGNDNAVAALRVVNNRIAAASGTQVGVPILAPDVNASFTAHPLGGAVLGAATDACGRVKGYTHLYVVDGAAVPGSTGTVNPSLTITALAERSMAEIIRAGQ; encoded by the coding sequence ATGAACATCTCGCGACGCAGCCTGCTCAAGCTCGGAGCCCTGGGGGCGGTGACTGGCACGGGCTCCTCCCTCTTCGGGGCCGGCGTGGCGCATGCCGCCGAGGCCTCTCCCCCGGTGAGCTCGCTCAACGAGCTCGCGTACCGGCTCGTGGTGCCGGAGATCTTCCGGGCGCTGCCCAGCGCGCCCTCGCACTCCGAGGCCCTCGTGATTGGCACGGGCTTCGGTGCGGCCGTGGCGGCGCTGCGGCTCGGGCAGGCGGGCGTGCAGGTCACCATGCTGGAGCGTGGCTCGCGCTGGCCGAGAGACCCGTGGCGGCAGAGCTTCTCCTCTGAATCGCTGCTCGACGGCCGGGCCGTGTGGTTCAGGAAGAGCTTCACGGGATTCGACGGCATCACCCGGCCGGTCGACTCCTTCGGCGGCGTGCTCGACGTCACCGACTATGAGCACATCAAGGTCTGGCGTGGAGCCGCCGTGGGCGGCGGCTCGGTCGTCTTCACCGGGGCGATGGTGCAGCCCGAGCAGCGCTTCTTCGACCAGGTCTTCCAGGGCGTCGTGAGCTACGAGGAGATGGACCGGCGCTACTACCCGCTCGCCCGCCAGATGCTCGGCGTCTCCCCCATGCCGTCGGATGTGTACCAGAGCGCTCCCTTCGGACACTCCCGGCTCTGGGACACCCACGTCACCCAGGCGGGCTACACCCCGCAGCGCATCGACTCCATCTTCCAGTGGGAGGTCGTGCGGAGCGAGCTGACTGGAAGGTCGCGCCCCTCCGCCATCATCGGGGAGAGCACCTTCGGCAATGCGAACGGGGCCAAGTACGACCTCGGGCAGAACTACCTCCCCCAGGCCGAGGCCACCGGCAGGGTGAGCATCCACCCTGGTCACCGCGTCACCGCCATCGGCCGCGAGGTGGACGGCCGCTATTGGGTACAGGTCGACGTCATCGCTCCGAATGGCACGGTGCTCCGCAAGCGCACCCTGACGGCTGACCGGCTGTTCCTGGGCGCGGGCTCCATCGGCACCAGCGAGTTGCTCGTCGCGGCGCGCGACACCGGCGCGCTGCCCGACCTCGACGAGAGCATCGGCGCCGGCTGGGGCTCGAACGGAGACGCGGCGATAGCCCGCTCGTTCTCGAGTCTCGAAGGATTCAACCAGGGCTCGCCGTGTGCCTCGCGCATCCTCGATGAGGGTGGGATGCCCGTCACGCTGGAGAACTGGTACGTCCCCAACCTGCCGGCCAACCCGGGGTTGATTGGCACGCTCGGCATGGCCCTGGACTCCCAGCGCGGGAGCTTCCGCTACGACAGCACCCGCCAGAAGGTGGTGCTCGACTGGCCGAGCCAGGGCAACGACAACGCCGTGGCCGCGCTGCGTGTCGTCAACAACCGCATCGCCGCCGCCAGCGGCACGCAGGTCGGCGTCCCCATCCTGGCCCCTGACGTCAACGCCTCCTTCACGGCCCACCCCCTCGGCGGCGCGGTGCTGGGGGCGGCCACCGACGCCTGCGGTCGCGTGAAGGGCTACACGCACCTCTACGTCGTCGACGGCGCGGCGGTTCCCGGCAGCACCGGGACGGTCAACCCCTCACTGACCATCACCGCGCTGGCGGAGCGGTCCATGGCTGAAATCATCCGAGCAGGGCAGTAG
- a CDS encoding alpha/beta fold hydrolase codes for MKHVEARMTAVTGPVGRLMTTVEGDGGIPTLFVHDVAADRTHWAQVQHGLATRSVAFDLRGLGESGGSQGPFGVEAAVEDVAAVADALAPEKVLLVGHGFGAAVAGAFAAYYPERLAGLLYVEAPGDLRRMPRTEAEAWLDNFSAAKYGAFHEHWLAPQLLAAKEATRVLVMKTMRTSRREAIAGNLESLLGHDPDAAFEQFKGPTHALVATAGPETLAGQHPTLSRAVAPHASHWLMLDAAQWFHTELVRFLGQCRHHH; via the coding sequence ATGAAACACGTCGAAGCCAGGATGACGGCCGTCACCGGACCCGTGGGACGGTTGATGACGACAGTGGAAGGGGATGGCGGAATCCCCACCCTCTTCGTGCACGACGTCGCCGCCGACCGGACGCACTGGGCCCAGGTGCAGCACGGCCTCGCGACGCGCAGCGTGGCCTTCGACCTGCGAGGGCTGGGTGAGAGCGGCGGCTCCCAAGGGCCCTTTGGCGTGGAGGCGGCGGTCGAGGACGTCGCCGCCGTGGCCGACGCGCTGGCCCCCGAGAAGGTCCTCCTGGTGGGCCATGGCTTCGGGGCCGCGGTGGCCGGCGCCTTCGCCGCGTACTACCCCGAGCGGCTGGCCGGGCTGCTCTACGTCGAAGCCCCGGGAGACCTGCGCCGCATGCCCAGGACCGAGGCGGAGGCGTGGCTCGACAACTTCAGCGCGGCGAAGTACGGGGCCTTCCACGAGCACTGGCTCGCCCCGCAGTTGCTCGCCGCCAAGGAAGCAACGCGCGTCCTGGTGATGAAGACGATGCGCACCTCGCGGCGGGAGGCCATCGCCGGGAATCTGGAGTCGCTGCTCGGCCATGACCCGGACGCGGCCTTCGAGCAGTTCAAGGGCCCCACGCATGCGCTGGTGGCGACCGCGGGTCCGGAGACGCTGGCGGGCCAGCACCCCACGCTGTCCCGCGCCGTGGCGCCGCACGCCAGTCACTGGCTGATGCTGGACGCGGCGCAGTGGTTCCACACGGAGCTGGTCCGCTTCCTCGGCCAGTGCCGGCACCACCACTGA